From the genome of Uranotaenia lowii strain MFRU-FL chromosome 1, ASM2978415v1, whole genome shotgun sequence, one region includes:
- the LOC129743227 gene encoding splicing factor 3A subunit 3-like: METIFEIQRRLHEECDRLVMAMSEELQMPKKTTKEKVLADHRIKIYLERYQSCSKSLLELYQDKDGERKQEISNMSINEFKEFYSQFNSLVEFHQNHGNNVAIPSSIEFSKLREQLNDPAYLAEVVKFSDVENYGQYLDLHECYDSYINLRCLDKIDYITYLSEFNKFGEVPKKQKNLKYKKYLELLHDYLYGFITRSRPLFFELEHTIKRNELQFEDLWKNGDVAGWERPKDLEEEALINLNEFAKWEDLTYLGLDRLKAALQAKGMKCGGTLEERAQRLFASKEEKNRSNQDCHRLMAFNQKDKEIALLEYHIGRLAELVDDQIYETKINLQRKQARYTLDESDEDSMDEVESDDDDGIPYNPKNLPLGYDGKPIPYWLYKLHQLHFSYECEICGNYKYNGPKAFQNHFSEWRHAHGMRCLGIPNTAHFANITKIEDALLLWDKVKDSTFSKMWIPSNEEEFEDSRGNILSKKVYLDLQKQGLL; the protein is encoded by the exons ATGGAAACGATCTTCGAAATCCAACGGCGTCTGCACGAGGAATGCGACCGGCTGGTGATGGCCATGTCTGAAGAGCTTCAGATGCCAAAAAAGACG ACCAAGGAAAAGGTGCTGGCTGATCATCGGATAAAAATTTACCTAGAACGGTACCAGAGTTGCAGCAAGTCGCTGCTGGAGCTGTACCAGGATAAGGACGGGGAGCGGAAGCAGGAAATCAGCAACATGAGCATCAACGAGTTCAAGGAATTCTACAGCCAGTTCAACTCGCTGGTGGAGTTCCACCAGAATCACGGGAACAATGTTGCGATTCCGTCGTCGATTGAGTTTTCGAAACTGCGGGAGCAGCTCAACGACCCGGCCTACCTGGCCGAAGTTGTGAAATTCAGTGACGTGGAGAATTACGGCCAGTATTTGGATCTGCACGAATGCTACGACAGCTACATCAATCTGAGGTGcttggacaaaattgactacATTACGTATCTGTCCGAGTTCAATAAATTTGGGGAGGTTCCCAAGAAGCAGAAGaatttgaagtacaaaaaatatttggaacttTTACACGACTATCTGTACGGGTTTATTACCCGGAGTCGGCCGCTGTTTTTTGAGCTGGAGCATACCATCAAGCGGAACGAGCTGCAGTTCGAGGATCTGTGGAAAAATGGCGATGTAGCTGGTTGGGAGCGGCCCAAGGATCTGGAGGAAGAGGCCCTGATCAATCTGAACGAATTTGCTAAGTGGGAGGATTTGACCTATTTGGGGTTGGATCGTCTCAAAGCAGCTCTGCAG GCAAAGGGTATGAAATGTGGTGGAACACTGGAAGAGCGTGCCCAGCGCTTGTTCGCTAGCAAGGAGGAAAAGAATCGTTCGAACCAGGACTGCCACCGTTTGATGGCTTTCAACCAGAAGGACAAAGAGATTGCCCTGCTGGAGTACCATATTGGCCGGTTGGCCGAGCTGGTCGACGATCAGATTTACGAGACCAAGATCAACTTGCAGCGGAAGCAAGCTCGTTACACCCTGGATGAGAGCGACGAGGACAGTATGGACGAGGTGGAatcggatgatgatgatggaatTCCGTACAATCCGAAGAATCTTCCGCTCGGATACGACGGAAAGCCCATTCCGTACTGGTTGTACAAACTGCACCAATTGCATTTTTCGTACGAGTGTGAGATTTGCGGCAACTATAAGTACAATGGGCCGAAAGCGTTCCAGAATCACTTCAGCGAGTGGCGTCATGCTCACGGGATGCGTTGCCTGGGCATTCCCAATACGGCACATTTCGCTAACATTACCAAAATCGAGGACGCTCTGCTGCTGTGGGATAAGGTTAAGGATTCCACCTTTTCCAAGATGTGGATTCCATCGAACGAGGAAGAGTTCGAGGATTCCCGCGGTAACATTCTGAGCAAGAAGGTGTATTTGGATTTGCAGAAACAGGGACTGCTGTAG